One Halobaculum sp. CBA1158 DNA segment encodes these proteins:
- the dgoD gene encoding galactonate dehydratase produces MTEIVDYELYAVPPRWLFLKLECADGSVGWGEPVVEGRARTVRGAVEELVEEYLLGEDPAPVADHWERLYRGGFYRGGPVLMSAIAGIDQALWDLKGKHLGAPVHELLGGPVRERVRVYQWVGGDRPEGVAEAAEAKVDAGFTALKMNATPELERVESPDTIDQAAERLRTVREAVGDEVDIGVDFHGRASKTAAKQLAAALEPHDPFFIEEPVLPEHNDALADIAASTSTPIATGERMFHRTDFKEILEANAVDVIQPDLSHAGGITECQRIASMAGAYDVSVAPHCPLGPVALASCLQLDAVAPNALIQEQSLDIHYNETSDVLDYLADPSVFEYEDGYVPVPDGPGLGIEIDEDVLRERDGHDDWHNPVWRRPDGSVAEW; encoded by the coding sequence ATGACCGAGATCGTCGACTACGAGTTGTACGCGGTGCCGCCGCGGTGGCTGTTCCTGAAGCTGGAGTGCGCGGACGGCTCCGTCGGCTGGGGCGAGCCCGTCGTCGAGGGACGCGCCCGGACCGTCCGAGGTGCGGTCGAGGAGCTGGTGGAGGAGTACCTGCTCGGCGAGGACCCCGCGCCCGTCGCCGACCACTGGGAGCGCCTCTACCGCGGGGGATTCTACCGCGGCGGTCCCGTCCTCATGTCGGCTATCGCCGGCATCGACCAGGCGCTGTGGGACCTCAAGGGCAAGCATCTCGGCGCGCCCGTCCACGAGCTGCTGGGGGGGCCGGTCCGCGAGCGCGTCCGGGTGTACCAGTGGGTCGGCGGCGACCGTCCCGAGGGCGTCGCGGAGGCGGCCGAGGCGAAGGTCGACGCCGGCTTCACCGCGCTGAAGATGAACGCGACGCCGGAACTGGAGCGCGTCGAGTCCCCGGACACGATCGACCAGGCCGCTGAACGCCTCAGAACGGTCCGGGAGGCCGTCGGCGACGAGGTCGACATCGGCGTCGACTTCCACGGCCGCGCGAGCAAGACCGCAGCGAAGCAACTGGCGGCGGCGCTGGAACCGCACGACCCGTTCTTCATCGAGGAGCCGGTCCTGCCGGAACACAACGACGCCCTCGCCGATATCGCCGCGAGCACGAGCACCCCGATCGCGACCGGGGAACGGATGTTCCATCGTACCGACTTCAAGGAGATACTGGAGGCGAACGCGGTCGACGTGATCCAGCCGGATCTGAGCCACGCCGGCGGAATCACCGAGTGTCAGCGGATCGCGTCGATGGCCGGCGCGTACGACGTGTCGGTCGCGCCGCATTGCCCGCTCGGGCCGGTCGCGCTGGCCTCCTGTCTCCAACTGGACGCCGTCGCGCCGAACGCGCTCATCCAGGAGCAGAGCCTCGACATCCACTACAACGAGACGAGCGACGTGCTCGACTACCTCGCCGACCCCTCGGTGTTCGAGTACGAAGACGGCTACGTCCCGGTCCCCGACGGCCCGGGGCTCGGTATCGAGATTGACGAGGACGTGCTCCGCGAGCGCGACGGCCACGACGACTGGCACAACCCCGTCTGGCGGCGACCCGACGGGAGCGTCGCCGAGTGGTGA
- a CDS encoding SDR family oxidoreductase, with product MTSFDTAAIDELRPRNRYENSVAVVTGSTRGIGAGVAKRLAAEGARVVVTGRSKDAGAETVADIEDAGGEAVFVRADMREPDDIAALFEATADEFGRLDVLVNNAGVETYTAADEAEMDDWNFVLETDFRSYWLCAKHAREHMDEGAIVNMSSNHAFATTPSIFPYNAVKAGINGMTRAMAVDFGPDVRVNTVNPGWVAIDRTTGDMDDERREELASIHPTGRIGTPEDVASAVAFLASDEAGFVTGASLTVDGGRDAVLQDDFLPDYRERREE from the coding sequence ATGACCAGCTTCGACACCGCCGCCATCGACGAACTCCGTCCCCGGAACCGGTATGAGAACAGCGTCGCCGTCGTCACCGGGTCCACCCGCGGGATCGGCGCGGGCGTCGCCAAGCGCCTGGCCGCCGAGGGGGCCCGGGTCGTCGTCACCGGGCGCAGCAAGGACGCCGGCGCGGAAACCGTCGCCGACATCGAGGACGCCGGCGGCGAGGCGGTGTTCGTCCGAGCTGACATGCGCGAGCCCGACGACATCGCGGCGCTGTTCGAGGCGACCGCCGACGAGTTCGGCCGCCTCGACGTGCTCGTCAACAACGCCGGCGTCGAGACGTACACCGCCGCCGACGAGGCCGAGATGGACGACTGGAACTTCGTCCTCGAGACGGACTTCCGCTCGTACTGGCTCTGCGCGAAGCACGCCCGCGAGCACATGGACGAGGGGGCCATCGTCAACATGTCCAGTAACCACGCGTTCGCGACGACGCCGAGCATCTTCCCGTACAACGCGGTGAAAGCCGGGATCAACGGAATGACGCGCGCGATGGCGGTCGACTTTGGCCCGGACGTGCGCGTGAATACGGTGAACCCGGGCTGGGTCGCCATCGACCGCACCACCGGCGACATGGACGACGAGCGGCGCGAGGAACTCGCGAGCATCCACCCTACTGGTCGGATCGGAACGCCCGAGGACGTCGCCAGCGCGGTCGCGTTTCTCGCCAGCGACGAGGCCGGCTTCGTGACCGGCGCGAGCCTCACCGTCGACGGCGGCCGCGACGCCGTGCTGCAGGACGACTTTCTGCCCGATTACCGCGAGCGACGCGAGGAGTGA